The following is a genomic window from Amycolatopsis australiensis.
CTGGCCACGAACGGGATCCGCCAGCCGTAGGACAGGAAGGCCTGCTCGGACATCGTCGCGCCGGTGAGCAGGAAGGTCGCGCTGGCCAGCACGTAGCCGATCGACCCGCCCAGCGAGCCGAACATCGACCAGAACCCGCGCCGGGCCTTCGGCGCGTTCTCCGCCGCCAGCAGCGTCGCGCCCGTCCACTCGCCGCCGAGCGCCAGGCCCTGCAGGACCCGCAGCGCGATCACCAGGATCGGCGCCGCGACGCCGATGGTCTGCGCGGACGGGGTCAGCCCGACCAGCGTCGTCGACAGGCCCATGATCAGCAGGGTGCTGACGAGCGTGCGCTTGCGGCCGAGCCGGTCGCCGAAGTGGCCGAACAGGATCGAGCCGAGCGGACGGGCCACGAAGGCGACGCCCAGCGTCGCGAACGACGCCACCGTGCCGGCCGCCGGACCCAGTGCGGGGAAGAACGCCTTCGGGAACACCAGCGCCGCCGCGGTCGCGAAGATGAAGAAGTCGTAGTACTCGATGACTGTGCCGGTTCCGCTGGCGATCGCGATCCGGCGCATCGAACCGGCTGTCGTCCCGGTGGCCGCCATGGGCACCTCTTTCCGTGGGGAGAGCAAGGAGGACTGAGCATTATATACAAAATTTGAAGTGTCAAGCACGTCATGCTTGACGTCGCCAGATGAAGTCAATATTATGTATTTTCCTTCATCCTGGAGTGAGCAATGACGCTCGACCGTGAACGCCCCGGGCCGCCGGGTGCGGAAGGCGCCGTGCTCGGCGCGGACCTGGGTGCCCGGCTGGAACAGCTGGCCGGGGAAGTCGGCGCGGCCCTGGACCGCGAGTTCCCCGCGCCGCGGCAGCGGGCGGGCACCGCGCTGCGGTCGCTCGCCGCGATGTGGGACGCCGTGCTGGCCGAGACCCTGCACGCCGCCGAGGAACGGGCCCGGCCGGCACGTCAGGCCGAGCTGACCCTGCTGCTTTCGCGCATCCGCGAAGCCGAGTCCGCGGTCACCGACTTCCGGCTCGCCGACGGCGCCGGCCTGCTGCACCGCATCCGGGCGGCACTGGCGGAGGTCCGCGACGCCGCGGGTGTCGAGGACCTGCTCACCCGGGTCCCCGAAGCGTGCCTGAGCCTGGGCTTCGACCGCGCGCTGGTGTCGCAGGTGGAGGACTCGGTGTGGAAGCTGCACACCATGGCCATCATCCGCGACCCGCGGATGGCCGAGGAAATGGTGGCCGCGGGCAAGGCGGACCCGCCCGCGCTGGACGGCAGCCTGGTCGAGACCGACGTCGTCGACCAGGGCAAGCCCGGGCTGGTATTCGACGTGCAGAACAACCCGCGCGTGGCGCGGAAGCTGGTCCGCATCTCGCACTGCAGTTCCTACGGGGTCGCGCCGCTGACCGTGCAGGGCGAGGTCGTCGGCCTGCTCCACGGCGACTGCTACCACCAGCGTCGCGACGTCGACGCCACCGACCGTGCGGTGCTCAACCTCTTCGCCGAAGGGGTGAGCCAGACACTCGGCCGGGTGACCGTCCTTGATGGACTGTCCACACTGGCCGAAGGCATCGGCCGCCTCGCCACCACCGCCCGGCTGCCCGCACCACGGCCCGAGCCGCCGCCCGCCGCCGCGTTCGGCCTGACCCGCCGCGAGGCCGAGATCGCCGAGCTGCTCGCGGCCGGGGAGTCCAACCAGGCGATCGCCCGCCGGCTCTACATCTCCGAGGGCACGGTCAAGACGCACGTGACGCACGTCCTGCGCAAGCTCGGCGCCGCGAACCGCGCCGAAGCCGTTTCGCGGTGGCTGCGCCGGGACCGGTGATCCCCCGCCGGTCGTAGCGGATCTCTGCCCGGCGACGGATGTGGGCTCCGCCACCCGGCAGCCAGACTGGCTCCGCCGGACCGCACCGACGGAGGACACACACCATGGCCACGATCATCGAGCAGCTCGCCGGCTTCGCCGCGGACGTCGACGCGCGCACCCTGCCCGCGGACGTCGTCCGGGAGTCCCAGCGGATCCTGCTCGACTCACTCGGGTGCGCGGTCGCCTCGCTCGGCGACGAGGGCGCCCGCCGCGGCGTCGACTACGCGCGCTACCTCGGCGGCACCGGCGGCGAGGCGTCGATCCTCGGCACCGGGACGAAGACGTCGGTGCCCGCCGCCGCGTTCGCCAACGCCGAGCTGATCAACGCGCTCGACCAGGACGCCGTGCTGCCGCCCGGGCACGTGACGCCGTACGTGCTGCCGGGAGCGCTGGCGACCGCCGAGTCACTGCGCGTGCCCGGCGCGAAGCTGCTCGAGGCGATCGCGGTCGCCCACGAAATGTCCTTCCGCATCGGCAAGGCCACCGACTACCTGCGTGACATCAAGGACGGCGTGGTCACCATCCCGGACGTCATCGGCTACAGCAGCACGCTGTTCGGTGCCGCGGCCGCCGTCGGTGTCGTGAAAGGACTCGACGCCGAAACCCTCGCCGACGCGCTCGGCATCATGGGCTCGACCGTGCCGGCGAACACGCAGCGGGCGTGGATGATGCACGCGCCGTCGACGACGATCAAGTACCAGCTGGCCGGCGGGATGGCGTTGTCCGCGGTCACCGCCGCAAACCTCGCCGAGCGCGGCCACACCGGCGACCGGCAGCTGCTCGACGACCGCGAGTACGGCTTCCCCCGGTTCATCGGCACGTCCCGCTGGGAGCCGGCGCCGATCACCGCCGGGCTCGGTACCGAATGGACGTTCACGCCGTTCCAGTCGTTCAAGCCGTACCCGCACTGCCGGGTGATGCACGCGCTGTTCGACGCGCTCACCGAGATCGTCGAGACGCACGACATCCGTCCCGACGAGATCGACGCGATCACCGCCTGGGGCGAGAGCTTCGTGCTGCAGCCGGTGTGGGTCAACGAAACCATCCGCAACCCGCGGGACGCGCAGTTCAGCATGACCCACGGTCTCGCGCTGGCCGCGCACCGCATCCCGCCCGGCAAGGACTGGCAGACCCCCGAAGCGGTGCTCGACCCGTCCGTGCTCGACCTGACGAAGAAGTCGACCTTCCAGGCGCACCCCGGCTACACCGAGGCGCTGAAGAGCGATCCCGCCGCCCGCCGCTCACGCGTCGAGGTGCAGGCGCGCGGCACCACCTTCGCCGGTGAGCGCGCCTACCCGAAGGGCAGCCCGTCACCCGATCCCGCCACCTACCTCACCGACGACGAGCTGGCCGCCAAGTTCCGGCACAACGTCGAAGGTGTGGTCGCCGACCCGGACGCGGTCGTCGAAGCCGTCTTCGCCCTGGACGGCACCGAAGACGTCTCGGCCCTGCTGAACCTGCTCCGGTAACCCGAAGGACTTCCCCATGACCACGGCATCCGTGGCCGCGCGGCCACGCGCGTCCCTGCGCGCCCGCCTGGGCGGCACCGACCAGACGTACCTGGTGCTCGCGATCACCGTCCTGCTGGCGCTGGCCGGCGGCGCGACCACCACGAACTTCCTCACCA
Proteins encoded in this region:
- a CDS encoding LuxR C-terminal-related transcriptional regulator, which codes for MTLDRERPGPPGAEGAVLGADLGARLEQLAGEVGAALDREFPAPRQRAGTALRSLAAMWDAVLAETLHAAEERARPARQAELTLLLSRIREAESAVTDFRLADGAGLLHRIRAALAEVRDAAGVEDLLTRVPEACLSLGFDRALVSQVEDSVWKLHTMAIIRDPRMAEEMVAAGKADPPALDGSLVETDVVDQGKPGLVFDVQNNPRVARKLVRISHCSSYGVAPLTVQGEVVGLLHGDCYHQRRDVDATDRAVLNLFAEGVSQTLGRVTVLDGLSTLAEGIGRLATTARLPAPRPEPPPAAAFGLTRREAEIAELLAAGESNQAIARRLYISEGTVKTHVTHVLRKLGAANRAEAVSRWLRRDR
- a CDS encoding MmgE/PrpD family protein; the protein is MATIIEQLAGFAADVDARTLPADVVRESQRILLDSLGCAVASLGDEGARRGVDYARYLGGTGGEASILGTGTKTSVPAAAFANAELINALDQDAVLPPGHVTPYVLPGALATAESLRVPGAKLLEAIAVAHEMSFRIGKATDYLRDIKDGVVTIPDVIGYSSTLFGAAAAVGVVKGLDAETLADALGIMGSTVPANTQRAWMMHAPSTTIKYQLAGGMALSAVTAANLAERGHTGDRQLLDDREYGFPRFIGTSRWEPAPITAGLGTEWTFTPFQSFKPYPHCRVMHALFDALTEIVETHDIRPDEIDAITAWGESFVLQPVWVNETIRNPRDAQFSMTHGLALAAHRIPPGKDWQTPEAVLDPSVLDLTKKSTFQAHPGYTEALKSDPAARRSRVEVQARGTTFAGERAYPKGSPSPDPATYLTDDELAAKFRHNVEGVVADPDAVVEAVFALDGTEDVSALLNLLR